Proteins encoded within one genomic window of Episyrphus balteatus chromosome 1, idEpiBalt1.1, whole genome shotgun sequence:
- the LOC129921003 gene encoding uncharacterized protein LOC129921003, which produces MQTFFSKFKNFRENRFDTLVLIIYNYFLVFLISNKDMDWTFHPFKNDFIADNIGLQFDNPKILPKFGLVFRFLTIVCNLFGFLPVCIPKRKYREFLMPVLIWNVYTVTALLINLCHTFISIISLQIPWKAVFSVGIAGGFVTALFLKLIIQLVNFYDHLQFVH; this is translated from the exons atgcagacatttttttccaagtttAAG aattTTAGAGAAAATCGTTTCGATACTTTGGTTTTAATTATTTACAactactttttagtttttctcatttCAAATAAAGACATGGATTGGACGTTTCATCCATTTAAAA ATGACTTCATTGCTGACAACATTGGACTTCAATTTGATAATCCCAAAATTCTTCCAAAATTTGGATTGGTATTTCGTTTTCTTACAATTGTATGTAATTTGTTTGGGTTTCTTCCAGTTTGCATACCG aaaagaaaatatcGAGAATTTCTTATGCCCGTTCTTATATGGAACGTGTACACAGTAACAGCACTGTTGATTAATCTCTGTCATACGTTTATTTCAATTATATCATTACAAATTCCATGGAAAGCTGTTTTCAGTGTGGGAATAGCTGGTGGATTTGTTACagcgttatttttaaaattaataattcaaTTGGTTAATTTCTATGATCATCTTCAATTCGTTCATTAA
- the LOC129921001 gene encoding probable ATP-dependent RNA helicase Dbp45A, whose product MSKKEDNPFTVLGLKPWVTKQLQKLGIKTATPIQQNCIPQILGGADCIGAAKTGSGKTFAFALPILQKLSEEPVNHFALILTPTHELAYQISEQFQVAGQPLGVRVCVVAGGTDQMIESQKLMARPHIVVAMPGRLADHLTGCDTFSFDSLKFLVVDEADRMLNGDFDESLGVIERCIPKERQNLFFSATMKDFIKESSIFPISDQAFEWSEEFNTATVDTLDQRYILCADYDRDMVLIEALRKYKEENENSNVMIFTNTKKYCQLLSMTLNNMGIENVCLHGFMRQKERVGALNKFKSNHVRTLIATDVAARGLDIPSVQLVMNHRLPRTPKEYIHRVGRTARAGRKGLAISIFRFPRDLELLAEIETAINTKLTEHPVDQRMVERIFMQVNVARREQEISLDNNDFDERAQNYRRKKWIMEGQDPDEMEEKYRKKQKDKLKDIRKKRKEYQKEMAAKEPALIQDDRFKSIETERFEKPKRTANKDKKKSETTKTVDKKSKTIKKPLTSKNKQILKKKIIK is encoded by the exons atgtccaaaaaagAGGACAATCCTTTCACAGTTTTGGGATTAAAACCATGGGTGACAAAACAGCTACAAAAACTAG gaatcaaAACTGCAACGCCAATCCAACAAAATTGCATCCCCCAAATCCTTGGTGGTGCTGATTGCATCGGAGCGGCTAAAACTGGATCTGGTAAAACATTCGCCTTTGCTCTACCCATTCTACAAAAGCTCAGTGAAGAACCTGTAAAtcactttgcattgattttgACGCCAACACATGAACTTGCATATCAG ATTTCAGAACAATTCCAAGTCGCTGGACAGCCGCTTGGAGTTCGCGTTTGTGTAGTTGCTGGGGGTACTGATCAAATGATTGAAAGCCAAAAGCTTATGGCACGTCCTCACATTGTTGTAGCTATGCCAGGCCGACTTGCTGATCATTTGACTGGATGTGATACGTTTTCCTTTGATTCTCTTAAATTTCTTGTTGTCGATGAAGCCGATCGAATGTTGAACGGAGACTTCGATGAGAGTTTAGGAGTCATTGAAAGGTGTATACCAAAAGAACGCCAGAACTTGTTCTTTTCAGCAACGATGAAGGATTTCATAAAAGAGTCAAGCATATTTCCCATATCAGATCAA GCATTTGAATGGTCTGAAGAATTCAATACTGCAACTGTGGATACTCTCGATCAAAGGTACATTTTATGTGCTGACTATGATCGTGATATGGTTTTAATCGAAGCTCTCCGCAAgtacaaagaagaaaatgaaaattctaatGTTATGAttttcacaaatacaaaaaa atacTGCCAATTACTTTCAATGACCTTGAACAATATGGGTATTGAAAATGTTTGTTTGCATGGTTTTATGCGACAAAAAGAACGAGTTGGTgccttaaataaatttaaatctaaCCATGTGCGTACTTTGATTGCAACAGATGTGGCTGCTAGAGGTCTTGATATACCAAGTGTACAATTGGTTATGAATCATCGATTGCCAAGAACACCCAAAGAATATATTCATAG AGTTGGTCGTACTGCACGAGCTGGGAGAAAAGGATTAGCTATCTCGATATTTAGATTTCCTAGAGATTTAGAATTACTTGCTGAAATTGAAACGGCTATTAATACTAAGTTAACAGAACATCCTGTTGATC aacGAATGGTAGAGCGAATATTTATGCAAGTCAATGTTGCTAGACGTGAACAAGAAATAAGTCTCGATAATAATGACTTTGATGAAAGAGCACAGAactatagaagaaaaaaatggattatGGAAGGACAAGACCCCGATGAAATGGAAGAAAA atACCGTAAGAAGCAAAAGGACAAACTGAAAGATATCCGTAAAAAACGAAAAGAATATCAAAAAGAAATGGCAGCCAAGGAACCAGCTTTAATACAAGACGATCGTTTCAAATCTATAGAAACAGAACGTTTTGAAAAACCCAAACGTACCGCAAACAAAGATAAAAAGAAGAGTGAAACTACAAAAACtgttgataaaaaatcaaaaactataaagaaACCACTGACttccaaaaataaacaaattttgaagaagaaaataataaaatga
- the LOC129910996 gene encoding putative uncharacterized protein DDB_G0286901, with translation MDDAMDMSLDDYINSFKKMKNEQQPNANNINRSEESKFKEGRREQNDEEANDDLLDELTLQCQEDDYVSLALDNNGLNDTSIEEIEREPEDLRNKIAGRFPQSSQQWRLMQPNIMNVRPAGMPPLCPSDVPHQNGLSGGGNGYRHRWRNHHRRRNNYGNNGNWSNNNNYRNNNNNNQNGRIQRFNNNSRNNLNRQVLGENYPQKPTLITLTQLCYLFNSYLLGVSEIGIRNDMMPALAGKLLDFINGASPTMHKPIYDMKIQKEIHEIQKKPLLYKCPGGEVVSSDGVGIPDCKIQPKVSGISLNNRFA, from the exons atggATGATGCAATGGACATGTCGCTGG ACGACTAcataaacagttttaaaaaaatgaaaaatgaacaaCAACCAAATGCAAATAATATCAATCGCTCTGAAGAATCAAAATTCAAAGAAGGCAGACGCGAACAAAACGATGAAGAGGCCAATGACGACCTTCTCGACGAATTGACCTTGCAATGCCAAGAAGATGATTATGTTTCATTGGCACTTGATAACAATGGTCTCAATGATACTTCGATAGAAGAAATCGAAAGAGAACCAGAAGATTTGCGAAATAAAATTGCCGGTCGATTTCCACAATCATCGCAACAATGGCGACTAATGCAACCGAATATAATGAATGTTCGGCCAGCTGGTATGCCTCCACTATGTCCATCAGATGTTCCTCATCAAAATGGCTTGAGTGGAGGAGGAAATGGTTATAGGCATAGATGGAGGAACCATCATAGACGTCGTAATAATTATGGTAATAATGGTAATTGGTCAAATAACAATAACTATcgcaataataacaacaacaaccaaaacGGCAGGATTCAACGTTTCAATAATAATTCTCGTAACAATTTGAATAGGCAAGTATTAGGAGAAAATTACCCACAGAAACCCACTTTAATCACATTAACCCAACTTTGTTATCTTTTCAATTCtta CCTTTTGGGTGTGAGTGAGATTGGCATAAGAAATGACATGATGCCAGCATTGGCTGGTAAGTTGCTAGACTTTATAAACGGTGCCAGTCCAACAATGCACAAACCAATTTATGAcatgaaaattcaaaaagaaattcacGAAATCCAG aaaaaacctCTTCTATATAAATGTCCTGGAGGAGAAGTTGTTAGTTCGGATGGTGTTGGTATTCCCGACTGTAAAATACAACCTAAAGTATCAGGTATCTCACTTAACAATAGATTTGCTTAA
- the LOC129905182 gene encoding diacylglycerol kinase epsilon isoform X1, translating to MSFGRTTVPLHTMDLELSSEALIGSLFALAALFAFCRSLLIEDVICIPRKSRHSWKSIRILDRSCFCSICEILLQPSTGHFCDCCGIFADATCTKKADNEFKCKEKWLKNEKSMKHLWVRGNLPLNCECDACKDGIDYQAEAGLFGYRCCWCQRAYHNNCFKRVDMKGECDLGEFKDLIFPSYCIEAARTRESVRLHLTGIKPPEIENWAPLIVIANTKSGSSTGSDVVSLLKGYLHPLQVMQLGSRGPQDALQWAAKASPRPCRILVCGGDGTVGWVLNTIYMLNIKPIPSIAILPLGTGNDLSRVLGWGAQPPSELDPRKILRDIQSAKSIIMDRFDLRIESFGYRLPIKRAPVKTVYVYNYFSIGVDALVTLGFHETRESRFYVLSSRIFNKFIYFGYGTQQIIQRDCERIEQKLDLYLDNKLIDLPELQSIVFLNIDSWGAGCKLCEISNSDSKVKIINSVSDGVMEVFGIVSSFHMAQLQCKISKPVRIGQAKQIKIHLKDVVPMQADGEPWRQGPCDILLQSKSQVRMLKFDGTQTNN from the exons aTGAGTTTTGGC AGAACAACGGTTCCGCTGCATACAATGGATCTGGAATTAAGCTCGGAAGCACTCATTGGCTCACTGTTCGCTTTGGCAGCATTATTTGCATTCTGCAGAAGTCTCCTGATCGAAGACGTAATATGTATTCCAAGAAAATCTCGTCATAGTTGGAAATCAATTAGAATATTAGACAGA TCATGTTTTTGTAGTATATGCGAGATTCTATTGCAACCATCAACTGGACACTTTTGTGATTGTTGTGGAATATTTGCAGATGCAACATGCACCAAAAAAGCTGACAATGAATTTAAATGCAAAGAAAAATggcttaaaaatgaaaaatcgatgAAACACTTGTGGGTCAGAG GTAATCTGCCGCTTAATTGCGAATGTGATGCTTGCAAAGATGGCATTGATTACCAGGCCGAAGCAGGATTGTTTGGTTATCGATGTTGTTGGTGCCAGAGGGCTTATCATAATAATTGCTTCAAACGGGTTGATATGAAGGGAGAATGTGATCTTGGTGAATTTAAAGATTTGATATTCCCTTCCTATTGCATTGAGGCAGCTCGAACTAGGGAATCAGTTCGATTGCATTTAACGGGTATTAAACCGCCAGAAATTGAAAATTGGGCTCCTTTGATTGTGATTGCCAATACAAAGTCTGGAAGTAGTACAGGTTCGGATGTAGTTTCATTGTTAAAGGGATATCTGCACCCGTTGCAAGTGATGCAGTTGGGTAGTCGTGGACCACAAGATGCTTTGCAGTGGGCGGCTAAGGCTAGTCCTAGGCCGTGCCGAATATTAGTATGTGGCGGAGATGGAACTGTTGGTTGGGTTCTCAACACCATATACATGTTGAATATTAAG cCAATTCCTTCAATTGCAATACTGCCTCTTGGAACTGGCAATGATTTGTCGCGAGTTTTAGGATGGGGAGCCCAGCCACCATCTGAACTTGATCCTAGAAAAATTCTCAGAGAT ATTCAAAGTGCCAAATCTATAATAATGGATCGTTTTGATTTAAGAATTGAATCTTTTGGATATCGTTTGCCAATAAAACGTGCGCCAGTAAAAACTGTTTATGTCTACAATTACTTTAGTATTGGAGTAGATGCACTTGTAACATTAGGCTTCCACGAAACTCGTGAATCTCGTTTTTACGTCCTAAGTAGTCGTATATTTAATAAA TTTATTTACTTTGGTTATGGAACTCAACAAATAATTCAACGTGATTGTGAAAGAATTGAACAAAAACTCGACCTTTATTTGGATAATAAATTAATCGATTTGCCAGAATTACAATCAATTGTCTTCCTTAATATTGATTCATGGGGAGCTGGTTGTAAACTTTGTG AAATAAGCAACTCAGAttctaaagtaaaaataatcaaTTCCGTCTCGGATGGTGTTATGGAAGTGTTTGGCATAGTTTCCTCATTTCACATGGCTCAACTTCAATGTAAAATCAGCAAACCAGTTCGAATAGGTCAAGCCAAACAGATCAAA attcactTAAAAGATGTAGTTCCCATGCAAGCAGATGGTGAACCATGGAGACAGGGACCTTGTGATATTTTACTTCAATCGAAAAGTCAAGTTCGAATGTTAAAGTTTGATGGAACGCAAACAAACAATTGA
- the LOC129905182 gene encoding diacylglycerol kinase epsilon isoform X2 → MDLELSSEALIGSLFALAALFAFCRSLLIEDVICIPRKSRHSWKSIRILDRSCFCSICEILLQPSTGHFCDCCGIFADATCTKKADNEFKCKEKWLKNEKSMKHLWVRGNLPLNCECDACKDGIDYQAEAGLFGYRCCWCQRAYHNNCFKRVDMKGECDLGEFKDLIFPSYCIEAARTRESVRLHLTGIKPPEIENWAPLIVIANTKSGSSTGSDVVSLLKGYLHPLQVMQLGSRGPQDALQWAAKASPRPCRILVCGGDGTVGWVLNTIYMLNIKPIPSIAILPLGTGNDLSRVLGWGAQPPSELDPRKILRDIQSAKSIIMDRFDLRIESFGYRLPIKRAPVKTVYVYNYFSIGVDALVTLGFHETRESRFYVLSSRIFNKFIYFGYGTQQIIQRDCERIEQKLDLYLDNKLIDLPELQSIVFLNIDSWGAGCKLCEISNSDSKVKIINSVSDGVMEVFGIVSSFHMAQLQCKISKPVRIGQAKQIKIHLKDVVPMQADGEPWRQGPCDILLQSKSQVRMLKFDGTQTNN, encoded by the exons ATGGATCTGGAATTAAGCTCGGAAGCACTCATTGGCTCACTGTTCGCTTTGGCAGCATTATTTGCATTCTGCAGAAGTCTCCTGATCGAAGACGTAATATGTATTCCAAGAAAATCTCGTCATAGTTGGAAATCAATTAGAATATTAGACAGA TCATGTTTTTGTAGTATATGCGAGATTCTATTGCAACCATCAACTGGACACTTTTGTGATTGTTGTGGAATATTTGCAGATGCAACATGCACCAAAAAAGCTGACAATGAATTTAAATGCAAAGAAAAATggcttaaaaatgaaaaatcgatgAAACACTTGTGGGTCAGAG GTAATCTGCCGCTTAATTGCGAATGTGATGCTTGCAAAGATGGCATTGATTACCAGGCCGAAGCAGGATTGTTTGGTTATCGATGTTGTTGGTGCCAGAGGGCTTATCATAATAATTGCTTCAAACGGGTTGATATGAAGGGAGAATGTGATCTTGGTGAATTTAAAGATTTGATATTCCCTTCCTATTGCATTGAGGCAGCTCGAACTAGGGAATCAGTTCGATTGCATTTAACGGGTATTAAACCGCCAGAAATTGAAAATTGGGCTCCTTTGATTGTGATTGCCAATACAAAGTCTGGAAGTAGTACAGGTTCGGATGTAGTTTCATTGTTAAAGGGATATCTGCACCCGTTGCAAGTGATGCAGTTGGGTAGTCGTGGACCACAAGATGCTTTGCAGTGGGCGGCTAAGGCTAGTCCTAGGCCGTGCCGAATATTAGTATGTGGCGGAGATGGAACTGTTGGTTGGGTTCTCAACACCATATACATGTTGAATATTAAG cCAATTCCTTCAATTGCAATACTGCCTCTTGGAACTGGCAATGATTTGTCGCGAGTTTTAGGATGGGGAGCCCAGCCACCATCTGAACTTGATCCTAGAAAAATTCTCAGAGAT ATTCAAAGTGCCAAATCTATAATAATGGATCGTTTTGATTTAAGAATTGAATCTTTTGGATATCGTTTGCCAATAAAACGTGCGCCAGTAAAAACTGTTTATGTCTACAATTACTTTAGTATTGGAGTAGATGCACTTGTAACATTAGGCTTCCACGAAACTCGTGAATCTCGTTTTTACGTCCTAAGTAGTCGTATATTTAATAAA TTTATTTACTTTGGTTATGGAACTCAACAAATAATTCAACGTGATTGTGAAAGAATTGAACAAAAACTCGACCTTTATTTGGATAATAAATTAATCGATTTGCCAGAATTACAATCAATTGTCTTCCTTAATATTGATTCATGGGGAGCTGGTTGTAAACTTTGTG AAATAAGCAACTCAGAttctaaagtaaaaataatcaaTTCCGTCTCGGATGGTGTTATGGAAGTGTTTGGCATAGTTTCCTCATTTCACATGGCTCAACTTCAATGTAAAATCAGCAAACCAGTTCGAATAGGTCAAGCCAAACAGATCAAA attcactTAAAAGATGTAGTTCCCATGCAAGCAGATGGTGAACCATGGAGACAGGGACCTTGTGATATTTTACTTCAATCGAAAAGTCAAGTTCGAATGTTAAAGTTTGATGGAACGCAAACAAACAATTGA
- the LOC129905183 gene encoding nascent polypeptide-associated complex subunit alpha: MPELTEVKSDTQAEVKPAATSENAVRIEDDASDSDSEDTIPELEDATAGATQLGGGATGLPIDLVSKAKQSRGEKKARKIMLKLGLKQIQGVNRVTIRKSKNILFVINNPDVYKNPHSDTYIIFGEAKIEDLSQQAQVAAAEKFKAPESAAGASDTVTTTSVAPIAEEDEEEVDETGVDEKDIELVITQANTTRAKAIRALKNNNNDIVNAIMELTML; encoded by the coding sequence ATGCCAGAACTTACCGAAGTTAAATCAGACACCCAAGCTGAAGTTAAGCCAGCAGCAACTTCCGAGAATGCAGTTCGCATTGAAGACGATGCCAGTGATAGCGACTCCGAAGACACCATCCCCGAGTTGGAGGATGCCACCGCTGGAGCCACCCAACTCGGTGGTGGAGCAACAGGATTGCCAATTGACTTGGTCTCCAAAGCCAAGCAATCCCGTGGCGAGAAGAAGGCTCGCAAAATCATGCTCAAATTGGGCCTGAAGCAAATCCAAGGTGTCAACCGTGTTACCATTCGCAAGTCGAAGAACATCTTGTTTGTCATCAACAACCCCGATGTCTACAAGAATCCCCACAGTGACACATACATCATTTTCGGTGAGGCAAAGATCGAAGATCTTTCACAGCAAGCTCAAGTGGCTGCTGCCGAGAAATTCAAGGCTCCAGAATCGGCTGCTGGTGCATCAGACACCGTGACTACGACATCGGTAGCACCAATTGCcgaagaagatgaagaagaagtCGATGAGACTGGAGTTGATGAGAAGGATATTGAGTTGGTTATAACGCAAGCTAATACCACAAGAGCCAAAGCAATTCGAGCCCTTAAGAATAATAATAACGATATTGTCAATGCAATTATGGAGCTGACAATGTTATAA